In Spirosoma sp. KUDC1026, the sequence ATTCAGTACCGCTTCTAGGGTTCGAAAACGACCGTCGTGCATGTAGGGGCCGGTATGTTCGACGTTACGTAGGCTGGGGACTTTGAAGGTGTATTTATCCTCGGCCTTCTCGGTGATGTGCGCCCGCCCTTCGTCCTCACCAAAAGCCAGACTCAGCCCGTTGTTGCGGTAGCTCTGGTCGGTGAACAGCTCCCCGGCATGGCAGCTGGCGCAGCCCTTGCTTTTGAACAGATTGAGCCCGGCCTGTTCGTCAGCCGTCAACGTAGCACCCGTTTCGTTCCGTACATACTTATCGTAACGCGAGTTACCCGACACCATCGTCAGCATGAACTGCGATAAAGCCTGCAGAAACCGGGCGGTCGTTATCTCCCCCGTGCCGTACGCTTTTCTGAACTGCTGCCGATAGGTATCATCCGCCCGTAATTTGTCCAGCACGTTGGCGATCTTGTCGTCCATTTCGACGTGGTTTTCGATGGGCACAATGGGAAACAGATCCAGGTCAAAGACGCCCCCATCCCACATAAATTCCCGGCTCCAGGCCAAATTCTGCAACGGCAGCGAATTGCGCGTACCCAGCCGGTTGTCGATGCCGTGACTCACATCATGGCCGTGGTGCGTAAAGGCATACGCCTGGTTATGACATTCGGCGCAGGCAATGGTCCCGTCGCGGGAGAGCCGCCCGTCGTAGAACAGCATCCGCCCCAGCGCCACCCCTTCCTTCGTCAACGTATTATTCTCAAAACGGTAGACTGTCGGCGGGAAGTTGGTCGGCGACAGAAACAGCGGTTCATCCGGCACAGGCTCGGTCGAGCAGGCTGACAGGCCCAGCGGCAGGAGGATCGCCAGTCGACGAATCCACCCCTGCTTCCTGAGCGAACCGGGTTTACTTCGGATCATTATGCACATGATCGATTGCAAACATGGTTTTCTGATTGTCGGTGAGCCCCAGTTTCAGGGCAGCATCCGGCATGTGAATACCCCTGAATGCGGGGTCCTGGTAGAGCGTCGTCAGGCTGAGTTTAGTCGGTCCATCCATTACCCTGGCTACGTCGACCAGCAGGTGAACGGTTGGTGCAATCAGCGCCCGGACCGTTGCCGTCATGGGCATTGTCAGCGCTACCGAACGCAGATTATTGGCGGTCTTTCCCGTCATGCCGCCAAAGCCACCGGTATGAAACGCAAACTGATGATTCCGGTCGGCGGGAACCGCCGGCGACGTTCCTTCCAGGCGGACAAAAATGTAGCCCGAATTCCAGGACCAGTACATATCGGCCGCCTGCCCCGCAGCACCCGGATCGAGCGCGCCCGTCCGTTCGGTCACTGGCGAAACACTCTTGGCACTGTCGACACCGATGGTAAAATTCATGCCGGTATAATCGCCCTGCGGTACGTTGGTTAGTTTCACCAGCTGCGTTTTCACATCCGATTCCCGGATCAGGTAGTAGCTATTGGGCACCTTGTAGGTAGTGCC encodes:
- a CDS encoding cytochrome-c peroxidase gives rise to the protein MIRSKPGSLRKQGWIRRLAILLPLGLSACSTEPVPDEPLFLSPTNFPPTVYRFENNTLTKEGVALGRMLFYDGRLSRDGTIACAECHNQAYAFTHHGHDVSHGIDNRLGTRNSLPLQNLAWSREFMWDGGVFDLDLFPIVPIENHVEMDDKIANVLDKLRADDTYRQQFRKAYGTGEITTARFLQALSQFMLTMVSGNSRYDKYVRNETGATLTADEQAGLNLFKSKGCASCHAGELFTDQSYRNNGLSLAFGEDEGRAHITEKAEDKYTFKVPSLRNVEHTGPYMHDGRFRTLEAVLNHYAEGVDDTPNLDPLLKPNSRPGQSRPGIPLTAAEQTKLIAFLKTLTDTEFLTNPEFAPK
- a CDS encoding MbnP family protein, which encodes MKRILTSGVYLFIINCLSTGFWGCTEKSDAEVLAIDPNGKGDLTLEFDNIVGGTNLALGGAKYKNSFGEEYTIDILNYFVSNVELKKADGTTYKVPNSYYLIRESDVKTQLVKLTNVPQGDYTGMNFTIGVDSAKSVSPVTERTGALDPGAAGQAADMYWSWNSGYIFVRLEGTSPAVPADRNHQFAFHTGGFGGMTGKTANNLRSVALTMPMTATVRALIAPTVHLLVDVARVMDGPTKLSLTTLYQDPAFRGIHMPDAALKLGLTDNQKTMFAIDHVHNDPK